The Desulfosporosinus acidiphilus SJ4 genome has a window encoding:
- a CDS encoding transcriptional regulator: MDFQGIYTTFSAAEKNSLEHLPDIAFIRLGKAELNAFRLAAAIKERNLLSKVIFISSQREDAVEAFEYEADGFILIPFNKKKIGQLLQQNLE; the protein is encoded by the coding sequence TTGGATTTTCAGGGAATCTATACAACATTCAGCGCGGCGGAAAAAAATAGCCTTGAACATCTGCCCGATATCGCATTTATCCGGCTGGGCAAAGCGGAGCTGAATGCTTTCAGGCTTGCCGCGGCAATCAAGGAACGAAACCTGCTCTCTAAAGTTATTTTTATCAGCAGTCAGAGAGAAGATGCTGTGGAAGCTTTTGAGTACGAAGCTGATGGTTTTATATTGATACCTTTCAATAAAAAGAAAATTGGGCAACTTCTGCAACAGAATTTAGAATGA
- a CDS encoding response regulator, translating to MRIAAVDDETHVLERFARMAAGVPELSVCGLFETGEQLLAYLRKNPLDAVFLDIEMPGVSGLELSEQIQNLNENIDIIFVTAFNQYAVEAFELQAMDYIMKPMTEERLGKTIKRLLKTKRRARPQEKPFIQCLGGFDVFLNGKALTWKSSKAKEVLAFLVYKKGVPVGWEKITDAVWPDFNSEKAQANFHATNYLLRKRLAEAGLAQILKSERGNYRIVADKFDCDVYRLEEMLKNSQLKSNAGLRLLEELVLKGYMEASGYGWAYPRAAELDDLCRKVLAE from the coding sequence ATGAGGATTGCGGCAGTAGACGATGAAACACATGTGCTGGAACGATTCGCCAGGATGGCTGCAGGTGTGCCGGAGCTCAGTGTGTGCGGTTTGTTTGAAACCGGAGAACAGCTGCTGGCCTATTTAAGGAAGAACCCCCTGGATGCCGTTTTCCTGGATATCGAGATGCCGGGCGTGAGCGGTCTTGAATTATCTGAGCAAATCCAAAACCTAAATGAAAACATAGACATCATTTTTGTCACGGCATTTAATCAATATGCGGTTGAGGCTTTTGAATTACAGGCCATGGATTACATCATGAAGCCCATGACGGAAGAAAGACTGGGTAAAACCATCAAGCGCTTATTAAAAACCAAGAGGAGGGCAAGGCCTCAGGAAAAACCATTTATTCAATGCCTGGGCGGTTTTGATGTGTTTTTAAACGGTAAAGCGCTGACCTGGAAGAGCTCTAAAGCCAAGGAAGTATTGGCGTTTTTAGTATATAAAAAAGGAGTGCCGGTGGGTTGGGAAAAGATCACGGATGCTGTTTGGCCGGACTTTAACTCCGAAAAGGCCCAGGCGAACTTTCATGCCACCAACTATTTACTGCGGAAAAGGCTGGCGGAAGCAGGACTGGCTCAGATTCTGAAAAGCGAACGGGGCAATTACAGAATTGTGGCGGACAAATTCGATTGTGATGTTTACCGTCTTGAAGAGATGCTCAAAAACAGTCAGCTAAAAAGCAATGCAGGCTTGCGCTTGCTAGAAGAGCTGGTGCTGAAAGGATATATGGAAGCCAGCGGGTATGGCTGGGCCTACCCGAGAGCGGCCGAACTTGATGATTTGTGCAGAAAAGTATTGGCGGAATAA
- a CDS encoding histidine kinase, producing MLYTLLMLLSPTPFIVQNGRADLSGVDFTHDKLVSLNGQWEFYWNKLLAPEDFNSGQRPKMDSFMKVPGVWSNNVGTHYTAQGFATYRLSFEYPSTLKEPALRISGVANAYKLYVNGQLMAAAGSGLDSRANFKNDDKIIIIDLPKDTQKIDLIFQVGNLNCATGGLRVVPVFGSKQTLERQRMILIILQMLFIGGILIFAIHYLFLFLLQTKDKTSLLLAIFCFVTALRSLGWGEIPLLILMPNASVNLRMYLNYFTGYNFAAIVMLFVYSLYPLEFNKKIMGLLLLPSLDFDIFLLIKSPELMSFYTNVLYILLLLQMLYILGVLVKAVLRKRDNAILMFIAICLLIWTMNEDIIDFISLGSMNLSCMFLLGNFAVILAMSYVLARQQAVNHKKLILYNEKLLEADSLKDQIMATEMSFLQAQIKPHFLYNALSAIANVCEKDGRQAGKLIIDLALYLRGSLQFNNMDKMATIEKELEFIDTYFHIEQARFGHKIQLQKKVEIPLDVQIPVLILQPLVENAVRHGISKQPGGGRVSVRMMQQDESIYIEIEDDGPGINSEKLAVLFTDFGSAQGVGLLNIHNRLLKLYGRGLEISSEPGRTCVKLWIPEVGLQ from the coding sequence ATGCTTTATACGCTGCTTATGCTGTTATCACCCACCCCGTTCATTGTCCAAAACGGCAGGGCGGATTTGTCAGGAGTCGATTTCACTCACGATAAATTAGTTTCATTAAATGGACAGTGGGAATTCTATTGGAACAAACTGCTGGCGCCGGAAGATTTTAATTCCGGACAAAGGCCAAAAATGGATTCATTCATGAAAGTTCCGGGCGTCTGGTCTAATAATGTCGGCACCCATTATACAGCTCAGGGTTTCGCCACCTACAGGCTGTCCTTTGAGTATCCCTCGACCTTGAAGGAACCTGCTCTGCGCATTTCAGGTGTTGCCAATGCTTATAAGTTATATGTCAACGGACAACTGATGGCAGCGGCTGGAAGCGGCTTGGACAGCAGGGCCAACTTCAAAAACGATGACAAAATCATCATTATTGATTTGCCGAAGGATACCCAGAAGATTGACCTAATATTTCAGGTGGGCAATTTGAATTGTGCCACCGGAGGGCTTCGCGTTGTCCCTGTGTTTGGTTCAAAGCAGACTTTGGAGCGGCAGAGAATGATTTTGATCATCTTGCAGATGCTCTTCATCGGCGGCATCTTAATATTTGCCATTCATTATTTGTTTCTGTTTCTCCTTCAGACCAAAGACAAGACATCCCTGCTTTTGGCCATTTTCTGTTTTGTAACGGCCTTGCGTTCCCTGGGATGGGGTGAAATCCCTCTGTTGATACTCATGCCCAACGCGTCCGTGAACCTGCGAATGTATCTGAACTATTTTACGGGCTATAATTTTGCGGCGATTGTGATGTTGTTTGTTTACAGCTTATACCCATTGGAATTTAATAAAAAGATAATGGGCCTGCTCCTGCTTCCCAGTCTTGATTTTGATATATTCCTTTTGATTAAGAGCCCTGAGTTAATGTCATTTTACACGAATGTTCTATACATTCTTTTGCTTTTACAAATGCTTTATATTCTGGGTGTGCTGGTGAAGGCCGTACTCCGGAAAAGAGACAATGCGATTTTAATGTTCATTGCCATCTGCCTCCTGATTTGGACTATGAATGAGGATATCATCGATTTCATATCGCTTGGCAGCATGAATTTATCTTGTATGTTCTTACTCGGGAATTTCGCGGTCATTTTGGCCATGTCCTATGTACTGGCGCGACAGCAGGCCGTGAACCACAAAAAGCTTATTTTGTACAATGAAAAGCTGCTTGAGGCGGACAGCCTGAAAGATCAGATCATGGCGACAGAGATGTCGTTCTTACAGGCTCAGATCAAGCCGCATTTTCTCTACAATGCGCTCAGCGCCATTGCCAATGTATGTGAAAAGGACGGGAGGCAGGCAGGCAAGCTGATCATCGACTTGGCTCTCTATTTGCGGGGCAGTCTGCAGTTTAACAATATGGACAAAATGGCGACGATCGAAAAAGAACTGGAATTTATCGATACATACTTCCATATTGAGCAGGCGCGTTTCGGACACAAGATCCAGCTGCAGAAAAAGGTGGAAATACCTTTGGATGTGCAAATACCGGTGCTTATTCTCCAGCCGCTGGTTGAAAATGCCGTCAGGCACGGTATTTCCAAACAGCCGGGCGGCGGTAGAGTAAGCGTGCGGATGATGCAGCAAGATGAGAGTATTTACATAGAGATTGAAGACGACGGTCCTGGCATCAACAGCGAAAAGCTGGCCGTGCTCTTCACCGATTTCGGATCGGCTCAAGGGGTAGGACTGCTTAATATTCACAACCGGTTGCTCAAATTATATGGTAGAGGTCTGGAAATAAGTAGTGAGCCAGGACGTACCTGCGTAAAATTATGGATACCGGAGGTTGGATTACAATGA
- a CDS encoding MerR family transcriptional regulator produces MEYSIKEVSEKFKLSAHTLRFYEKEGVLPTIQRDESGRRVYSNKDLGIIQIICCMRVTGMSLEYIKKYVELCILGDNTIPERHQMILSQKEIIEDLIKEYQDLLNVVNWKLQYYDNRMHENNSTAIN; encoded by the coding sequence ATGGAATATTCAATTAAAGAGGTATCCGAGAAATTCAAATTATCTGCCCATACGCTGCGTTTTTATGAGAAAGAGGGAGTATTGCCGACTATTCAGCGAGACGAGAGTGGTCGCAGGGTTTATAGTAATAAAGACCTTGGAATAATTCAAATTATTTGCTGTATGCGCGTAACGGGTATGTCTTTGGAATACATTAAAAAATACGTTGAGTTATGCATTCTTGGTGATAATACAATCCCGGAACGACATCAAATGATTCTTTCTCAAAAAGAAATAATCGAAGACCTCATTAAGGAATATCAAGATCTTTTGAATGTGGTCAATTGGAAACTACAATATTATGATAACCGAATGCATGAAAATAATTCCACCGCTATCAATTGA
- a CDS encoding AAA family ATPase, whose amino-acid sequence MRIEKLYLKNFRGFEERGFEFKKNFSVISGENGSGKTSILEGLCVALGGWLYAFNGVDSKDKRNIASSDRRVIVGKVNSAPLQQIPVQVKCWAEIAGQNIEWERAITSRNGRTTHGGLWYINRLSKEYNEKIYSGNDEDIILPIVAYYSSARLWNEPIQRERRIKKEKVRLEGYNKSISFSNSIKDAMNIIDRIAHLAYREDDPTSLHEINSILNAIQKSINHSMPNVKVTYNTKIAEICVTDGTGLSILYSKLSDGYRCMISLIVDICRRMITLNPQLGESAIDKTPGVVLIDEIDLHLHPKWQKSVVTDLKTIFPKIQFIATTHSPFIIQSLKEDELILLSDADDEVEYVGESIEDISENVMGVSNPQYSKEKEEMYTVAQQFYKDLDAVKTPEEMAQVEETLKRLTAKYSGDVAYYAFLEQKFLEKKLTMEG is encoded by the coding sequence GTGCGTATAGAAAAATTGTACTTAAAAAATTTTCGCGGATTTGAAGAACGTGGATTCGAATTCAAAAAAAACTTTTCTGTTATCTCCGGGGAAAACGGGAGTGGCAAAACTAGCATATTAGAAGGACTTTGCGTTGCGCTAGGTGGTTGGTTGTATGCGTTTAATGGAGTGGACAGCAAAGATAAAAGAAATATTGCATCATCTGATAGGAGAGTAATTGTTGGAAAGGTTAATTCCGCACCTCTACAGCAGATTCCAGTTCAAGTCAAATGTTGGGCGGAGATTGCAGGTCAAAACATTGAATGGGAACGCGCAATTACCAGTAGAAATGGGCGCACTACACACGGTGGTCTTTGGTATATTAACAGACTGTCTAAAGAATATAACGAGAAGATCTACTCAGGAAATGATGAAGACATTATTTTGCCAATAGTGGCTTATTATAGCTCTGCACGACTTTGGAACGAACCGATTCAGAGGGAACGTAGAATAAAAAAAGAGAAGGTCCGTTTAGAAGGATATAATAAGTCTATTAGCTTTTCTAATTCAATAAAAGATGCCATGAACATAATCGACAGGATTGCTCATTTAGCGTACCGTGAGGATGATCCTACTAGCCTGCACGAGATTAATTCTATTCTAAATGCTATACAAAAAAGCATTAATCACTCGATGCCTAATGTGAAGGTAACGTACAATACCAAGATTGCAGAAATATGTGTAACCGACGGAACCGGCTTATCTATCCTTTATTCTAAACTAAGTGATGGATATCGATGTATGATTAGTCTGATTGTCGACATTTGCAGACGAATGATCACATTAAACCCACAGTTGGGTGAAAGTGCAATAGATAAAACTCCTGGTGTAGTCTTAATTGATGAAATTGACTTACATCTCCATCCCAAATGGCAAAAAAGCGTAGTTACAGATTTAAAAACTATTTTTCCAAAAATTCAGTTTATCGCAACCACTCACTCCCCGTTTATTATCCAATCACTTAAAGAAGACGAGTTGATTTTACTTTCTGACGCAGATGATGAAGTGGAATATGTTGGAGAAAGTATTGAAGATATTTCAGAAAATGTGATGGGAGTATCGAATCCGCAATACAGCAAAGAAAAAGAAGAAATGTATACCGTAGCACAACAATTTTATAAGGACTTGGATGCAGTAAAAACACCAGAGGAAATGGCTCAAGTTGAAGAAACACTTAAAAGATTGACGGCAAAATATAGTGGCGATGTTGCCTACTATGCTTTTTTGGAGCAGAAATTTTTAGAGAAAAAGTTAACTATGGAGGGATAG
- a CDS encoding restriction endonuclease PLD domain-containing protein → MRIIDNIRNNHNQSIQSMLITADQMILASPFLIEEFDEFVHDVAELGVKSIVLLTTLKDDSPDLFKKANSLYSFCTSCVQNSMNFEVRVDNKLHGKIYIASRDGRPIKGIITSANFTDNGLKYSHEWGVEIDDIDLLQNLINDLMRVGSDPLSGKEIELIVKAIDDYSKENPPIREPKLKLEVTKHIRDKLKVTIPKVARTEQIDFPDDTRYFLKPVGSSDHPFEETRKLSETIQEMHFSKRKPNAVRPGDILICYGVGTTKLLGYFRVLNEPFLSPDENTRWPWTVDSENLSPKYSFNWSLFNNTLSSAQSTYGYDKELTYVGGKSLGALNFGADKIRLNESFAHHLINIIEQKVKH, encoded by the coding sequence ATGAGAATTATTGATAATATAAGAAACAATCACAATCAAAGCATTCAATCAATGCTTATTACAGCTGACCAGATGATTTTGGCAAGCCCCTTCTTAATTGAAGAATTTGATGAATTTGTACATGATGTGGCAGAGTTGGGAGTGAAAAGTATTGTACTCCTAACGACACTCAAAGATGATTCTCCTGACTTATTTAAAAAAGCAAATTCACTATATTCATTTTGTACTTCATGTGTTCAAAACAGTATGAACTTTGAGGTCAGAGTTGACAATAAACTCCACGGTAAGATTTACATTGCTTCAAGGGATGGTCGCCCAATTAAAGGTATAATTACGTCAGCCAACTTCACTGATAATGGTTTAAAATATAGCCATGAATGGGGTGTTGAAATTGACGATATAGATTTACTTCAAAATTTGATTAATGACCTAATGAGGGTAGGTAGCGATCCCTTAAGTGGCAAGGAGATTGAATTGATCGTTAAGGCAATTGATGATTACTCAAAAGAGAATCCACCGATTCGAGAACCAAAGCTTAAGCTTGAAGTAACAAAGCACATAAGAGATAAGTTGAAGGTAACAATACCAAAGGTAGCACGCACAGAGCAAATTGACTTCCCAGATGATACTAGGTACTTCCTAAAGCCTGTCGGTTCTTCAGATCATCCATTTGAAGAAACGAGAAAACTAAGTGAAACAATACAGGAAATGCACTTTTCCAAGCGTAAGCCTAATGCTGTGCGCCCAGGAGACATCCTTATTTGTTATGGTGTAGGCACTACTAAGCTTTTGGGGTATTTTCGGGTCTTAAATGAACCTTTCCTTTCGCCTGATGAGAATACTAGATGGCCTTGGACAGTTGATTCTGAAAACCTCAGTCCTAAATACAGTTTCAATTGGTCATTATTTAATAACACGCTTTCAAGTGCTCAATCAACTTATGGTTACGACAAAGAACTCACATATGTAGGGGGCAAATCTCTCGGAGCTTTAAATTTTGGAGCCGATAAAATCAGACTTAACGAGTCTTTTGCGCACCATTTAATCAATATCATTGAACAAAAAGTAAAACATTGA
- a CDS encoding DEAD/DEAH box helicase: protein MLQQILKYWYELEFFNPCWPVKPQDDTDLTKKDLPWQQPQRDPKIQVSYDVYFGRARSNDLIVWMLDALNLHAEGSSIENDSSLVCLCALKIDEKGKYVADSFAISSFVWAICELVNAGSFGKKLDVSELETLQQKINNLLLQDNADKDAPSMSKEYLYKIYALVCTKIKVNDKLFDADLWSRRKVQYANKDGKFPPLDPSTELLQSFYLKDMKKIQKSPTQRIKCYVQAKIEPSTEIQRIQIDTDVTQMQRWLKADSFPLGAWPSQYSPSLMQQLGINIATAGGQDIFSVNGPPGTGKTTLLKEIVVSNIIQRAILMTEYDEPEKAFKKREIKNPPDQYNQTFYKLDEKLSAYGMIVASNNNAAVENISVELPKAIEKDRTGRFSGVVDGTDKETYFADVATKLLGEPAWGLISAKLGKKSNLNALKKRLWWADDEVTLKRYYEGDAPDWNLARQNFRTALQAVIDAQIDIAQAQALLVEQEIATAGQIAARIKNDETQIELFRQKESLLAEQQELCRLEKKLALQQQNIITLQSSLSFLKRIFWRLFRNNSVIKEWKQTEQNAQDTVIQITRQRIACQAQAEVVQAAQTQNQLAERELQQAKQILHTVNAAVAPYQACFGGNWADGAFWQNISENERSQTACPWTYAEYDKLREELFYQALMLHKAFALSSNCVKQNLIRLFAMWDGKFMKSDCEAAYGDLLNTLLLVVPVVSTTFASVQSFLEDVQAEELGILVVDEAGQATPQSTLGALWRTRKAIIVGDPLQVEPIVTIPKELRKRFADENEIPSEYRKPELSVQELADQLNLFGGIRIRNLDGQKLWLGCPLIVHRRCLDPMFQISNEVAYNGRMFTKTAEPDPAIKFLLQQSVWFDIKGAEKGNKNHAVQQQIDFVVNLFGQAIDIYDGLPDLYIITPFTSVEQALKNAIRPVIMRKLPQNSQDITDWLKENCGTIHTFQGKEANEVLLVLGCDAQSGKGAMQWVGQKPNIINVAVSRAKYRLGVIGDYGIWKDIPYVQTVCKYLKRQ from the coding sequence ATGTTGCAACAAATCTTGAAATACTGGTACGAACTAGAGTTTTTTAATCCATGCTGGCCAGTCAAACCCCAAGATGATACTGACCTGACCAAGAAAGATTTGCCTTGGCAGCAACCGCAACGAGATCCCAAAATCCAGGTGAGTTATGATGTGTATTTTGGCAGGGCTCGATCTAACGATCTGATTGTTTGGATGCTGGATGCACTGAATCTCCACGCTGAAGGATCGTCTATCGAAAATGACAGTTCGCTGGTTTGTCTTTGCGCCCTAAAAATTGACGAGAAAGGGAAGTATGTTGCCGATTCCTTTGCCATTTCCAGTTTCGTTTGGGCAATCTGCGAGCTAGTTAACGCGGGTTCATTTGGTAAAAAATTAGATGTGTCAGAGCTGGAAACGTTGCAGCAGAAGATAAATAACTTGCTTTTACAAGACAATGCAGACAAGGATGCTCCATCTATGTCAAAGGAGTATTTGTACAAAATTTACGCATTGGTCTGCACGAAAATCAAGGTGAATGATAAGTTGTTTGACGCTGATTTGTGGTCACGCCGAAAGGTCCAGTACGCCAACAAGGATGGCAAATTCCCACCGCTGGATCCTTCCACCGAGTTGTTGCAAAGCTTTTATCTTAAGGATATGAAAAAAATCCAAAAGTCTCCTACACAAAGAATTAAATGTTATGTTCAGGCCAAAATTGAACCCAGCACCGAAATACAGCGTATACAGATTGATACTGATGTTACGCAGATGCAGCGGTGGCTGAAAGCAGATTCTTTTCCGCTTGGCGCATGGCCTTCACAATACAGCCCGAGTCTGATGCAACAGCTGGGGATCAACATTGCTACTGCTGGCGGGCAGGATATTTTTTCAGTTAATGGTCCGCCTGGAACTGGAAAAACTACACTACTCAAGGAAATTGTGGTTTCCAACATCATTCAAAGAGCAATCTTGATGACGGAATATGATGAACCTGAAAAAGCATTTAAAAAGAGAGAGATTAAAAACCCGCCCGACCAGTATAATCAAACATTCTACAAGCTTGACGAAAAGCTATCTGCCTATGGCATGATTGTGGCATCTAACAATAACGCTGCTGTCGAAAACATATCAGTGGAACTGCCTAAGGCGATAGAAAAGGATCGAACCGGACGATTTTCCGGTGTGGTGGATGGAACTGATAAGGAAACATATTTCGCTGATGTTGCAACTAAACTGCTGGGCGAGCCCGCGTGGGGGCTTATCTCAGCTAAGCTGGGAAAGAAGAGCAATTTGAATGCTCTTAAGAAACGTCTTTGGTGGGCGGATGACGAGGTGACGCTTAAGCGTTACTATGAAGGAGATGCACCGGATTGGAATTTGGCACGTCAGAATTTCCGGACGGCACTGCAAGCCGTGATTGATGCACAGATTGATATTGCACAGGCGCAAGCTCTGCTAGTCGAGCAGGAGATAGCAACGGCAGGTCAAATAGCTGCACGTATTAAGAATGACGAGACACAGATCGAACTTTTTCGACAGAAAGAAAGTTTACTGGCCGAGCAGCAAGAGCTGTGCAGGCTGGAAAAAAAGCTGGCATTACAGCAACAGAACATCATTACACTACAATCCAGCCTTTCGTTTTTGAAGCGGATTTTCTGGCGGTTGTTCAGGAACAATTCTGTCATCAAAGAATGGAAGCAAACTGAGCAAAACGCACAAGATACAGTCATTCAGATTACCCGACAAAGGATTGCCTGCCAAGCACAGGCGGAAGTCGTACAGGCGGCGCAAACGCAGAATCAGTTAGCCGAGCGAGAACTGCAGCAAGCGAAACAAATACTACATACTGTCAATGCGGCGGTCGCTCCATACCAAGCGTGCTTTGGCGGAAACTGGGCGGATGGTGCCTTCTGGCAGAATATCAGTGAAAATGAGCGTTCCCAAACAGCCTGCCCGTGGACTTATGCTGAGTACGACAAGCTACGGGAAGAGCTGTTTTATCAGGCGCTCATGTTGCACAAAGCGTTTGCGTTATCCAGCAATTGCGTTAAACAAAATCTGATCCGGCTCTTTGCCATGTGGGACGGCAAGTTTATGAAAAGCGATTGTGAGGCTGCCTATGGAGACCTGCTCAATACTTTGTTGCTGGTGGTGCCAGTAGTATCGACTACCTTTGCCTCAGTGCAATCCTTTTTGGAGGATGTACAGGCGGAGGAACTGGGAATTCTGGTGGTGGACGAAGCGGGTCAGGCTACTCCGCAGAGCACTTTGGGTGCATTGTGGCGAACACGAAAGGCCATTATTGTTGGCGATCCATTGCAGGTGGAACCGATTGTCACCATCCCCAAAGAACTGCGAAAGCGCTTTGCCGATGAAAACGAAATTCCGTCCGAGTATCGAAAACCAGAGTTGTCGGTACAAGAGTTGGCTGACCAGCTTAACCTATTCGGCGGCATTCGCATTCGGAATCTGGACGGCCAAAAATTATGGCTAGGCTGTCCGTTGATTGTACATCGCCGTTGCCTTGATCCCATGTTCCAAATCTCCAATGAGGTGGCTTATAACGGCAGGATGTTTACCAAAACCGCCGAACCGGATCCGGCGATAAAATTTCTGTTGCAGCAATCGGTATGGTTCGATATTAAGGGTGCCGAAAAAGGCAATAAGAACCATGCGGTGCAACAACAGATTGACTTTGTGGTCAACCTATTTGGGCAGGCGATAGATATTTATGACGGGCTGCCTGATCTGTATATAATTACGCCCTTTACCTCAGTGGAGCAGGCATTGAAGAATGCAATTCGTCCAGTGATTATGAGAAAACTGCCGCAGAATTCTCAAGACATCACGGATTGGCTCAAGGAAAACTGCGGCACTATTCATACCTTCCAAGGCAAGGAAGCAAACGAAGTGCTATTGGTACTTGGCTGCGACGCACAAAGTGGGAAAGGCGCCATGCAATGGGTAGGTCAGAAACCTAACATCATTAATGTTGCTGTTTCCCGTGCGAAATATCGTTTGGGTGTTATCGGAGATTATGGCATATGGAAAGATATCCCGTACGTGCAAACGGTATGCAAATACTTGAAACGACAGTAG
- a CDS encoding HNH endonuclease produces MRPVDKGASPYQQIREYSQALPFLEERIGCYCSYCEMNIGHVPEVEHNIAKDRGGSRTDWENLLLGCKYCNARKGTIIGDHPKDRWIWPDEDNTFLAFTYDGGIPKINEEYLCKNGQTIYAQAKQMLEDLKLDNIPCSASDKDRRYKSRINAYNRAKETLSGWDRAKGTIYEDHFKRIICIAAKAMGFFSVWMNVYKNEPIIRVALIHEFEGTALDCFDANGLAIPRLNGRI; encoded by the coding sequence ATGCGACCAGTAGATAAAGGTGCATCTCCCTACCAACAAATTCGTGAATACTCACAGGCGTTGCCTTTTTTGGAAGAACGAATTGGCTGTTACTGCTCGTATTGTGAAATGAACATTGGGCATGTCCCAGAAGTCGAACACAATATTGCAAAAGACAGAGGCGGAAGCAGAACAGATTGGGAGAATTTGTTGCTTGGCTGTAAATATTGTAATGCCCGCAAAGGAACAATTATTGGTGACCATCCTAAAGATAGGTGGATATGGCCAGATGAAGACAATACTTTTTTAGCTTTTACATATGATGGTGGAATTCCCAAAATAAACGAGGAATACTTGTGCAAAAATGGGCAAACAATTTATGCTCAAGCTAAACAAATGCTTGAGGACTTAAAGCTTGATAATATCCCGTGTAGCGCAAGTGATAAAGATCGTCGATACAAAAGCCGCATCAATGCCTATAACCGTGCAAAAGAAACGCTTTCCGGTTGGGATAGGGCAAAAGGTACTATTTATGAAGATCATTTCAAGCGAATTATTTGCATAGCGGCAAAAGCTATGGGATTCTTCTCAGTTTGGATGAATGTATATAAGAACGAGCCGATTATACGTGTTGCATTAATTCACGAATTCGAAGGCACTGCCTTGGATTGCTTTGATGCAAATGGTTTAGCAATTCCTCGACTAAATGGGAGAATATAG